The following are encoded together in the Triticum dicoccoides isolate Atlit2015 ecotype Zavitan chromosome 6B, WEW_v2.0, whole genome shotgun sequence genome:
- the LOC119324880 gene encoding LRR receptor-like serine/threonine-protein kinase EFR, which yields MMSLLDFKRAVTNDPAQALRSWHVGLPLCSWNGVICSGPKHPGRVMELNLDELALSGPISPSLRNLTFLRILELYGNSFTGEIPPFNGLERLEDLNLGYNSLRGIIPDTLTNCSNLWYLSMSRNLLIGEVPSGIGRLSNLVSLDLGENNLTGEIPSSLKNISHLEYILLADNKLTGTIPDELGKLPNLSMLVLASNRLSGEIPETLYKYNLSSLRYLFLDSNMLGKTLPSNFGDTLLNLEQLTLKDNNFEGHLPASLGNISRLDWLDLSFNNFIGQVPSSFGNLGRLQYLNLQQNNLLGFIPGELGGLQYLTNLYLSDNNLEGGVP from the coding sequence ATGATGTCGCTGCTAGATTTCAAGCGGGCCGTCACCAACGACCCAGCACAAGCCTTGAGATCTTGGCACGTCGGCCTCCCCCTTTGCAGCTGGAACGGCGTCATCTGCAGCGGCCCGAagcacccggggcgagtcatggagCTGAACCTTGACGAACTAGCATTATCGGGCCCGATTTCACCGTCCCTCAGGAATCTAACATTCCTTAGGATACTGGAACTGTACGGAAATAGCTTCACCGGCGAGATACCTCCTTTCAATGGTCTCGAAAGATTGGAGGACCTTAACTTGGGGTACAACTCACTGCGAGGGATCATTCCGGATACTCTCACAAACTGCTCCAATCTATGGTACCTATCCATGTCCCGCAACTTACTAATAGGAGAAGTTCCCAGCGGTATAGGCCGCCTATCTAATCTAGTGTCGTTGGATCTTGGAGAAAACAATCTCACCGGAGAAATCCCATCAAGCCTAAAAAACATCAGTCACCTTGAATACATCTTGCTTGCTGATAATAAGCTCACCGGAACCATTCCTGATGAGTTGGGAAAACTCCCAAATCTTTCTATGTTAGTCCTTGCTTCAAATAGGCTATCAGGTGAAATCCCGGAAACCCTGTATAAATACAATCTGTCTTCTCTCAGATATCTATTCTTAGATTCCAATATGCTTGGGAAAACACTGCCATCTAACTTTGGTGATACCCTCCTAAATCTTGAACAACTCACATTGAAGGATAACAATTTTGAAGGTCATCTCCCAGCGTCACTGGGCAATATTTCAAGGTTAGACTGGTTAGACTTGTCGTTCAACAATTTCATTGGTCAAGTTCCAAGTTCTTTTGGTAATCTTGGGCGGTTACAATACCTAAACCTTCAGCAAAACAATTTGTTGGGCTTCATCCCAGGAGAGCTGGGTGGCTTGCAATACCTCACCAATCTGTATCTGTCCGATAATAATCTGGAAGGTGGAGTACCATGA